In the Paraburkholderia acidisoli genome, GACGGGATCCAATGCGATCGTGGCGTGGAGTGTTGTAGAGAAACGACTGCTTGTGATATATCACATACAGAATATTGCTTTTTGTGGCGACGCAGCATAGGATTGAGTCATTCGATGACTCAATCATGCGGAGCTTCAAATGGATTTCGTTTCTCTCGCACTCTTCGGGGCAGCTGTCGTGGGTTTGGGCGCTGCCGCCACCGCCATCATCGCCAGGTGGCTGCCGCTTCAGGCGATTGAAGCGGCGCAGCACGGCCGGTTTGTCGGGTTGGGCGAAGCGCCGCGCTTGCGGCCGGCGTATCGCGCGCAATTCGGTCCGCAGGTCGGAAAAGAGGCAATGAATGTCGTCAGAACACACTGAAGCAGTCGCCACACGGGAAGCCGCGCCGCTCAAGCTGGCGCTGCAACCCATCAACGCCACGCTGAGCTTGCGCGATCAGGCTTATGCGATGTTGCGTCAGGCTATCGCCGACGCCGACATCTATCAGTCGCGCGAGGAAATTCGCCTGGACGAGCGCGTGCTCAGCGAGTCGCTGGGCGTGAGTCGCACGCCGGTGCGCGAGGCGATGACGCTGCTCGAACAGGAAGGCTTCCTGCGCATGGTGCCGCGCCGCGGCATCTATATCGTGCGCAAGAACAAGCGCGAGATCGTCGAGATGATCCAGATGTGGGCCGCGCTCGAAAGCATGGCCGCGCGCCTCGCGACGATCCACGCAACGGACGACGAAATCGCGCGTCTGCGCCACATGTTCGACGATTTCCGCGACAGCACGCCGGCCGAGCATATTGCCGAATACTCGGACGCCAACATCGCGTTCCATCAGGCGATCGTCGAGCTGTCGAAGTCGCAGATCATCCTGGACACCATCAAGAACATCTTCGTGCACGTGCGAGCCATTCGCCGCATGACGATTTCGCAGAGCGATCGCGCCTCGCGTTCGATCGTCGATCATCTGCGCATCATCGAGGCGCTGGAACAGCGCGACACCGAGCTGGCGGAGCGGCTGGTGCGCCAGCATTCGCTCGATCTGGCCGTGTTCGTCGAGAAGAACTGCGATTTTCTCGACTGACGAGCGTGTGAGCGTGACGTTGCGAACGTCCGCGCGTTAAGCGTTGAAGTTGGGAATAGCGTGGCGAGGGCATTGGCGGCAGGGCGGGCATTGCATGGCAATCGTCCGAGAAAACGGGCTCGGCGACGGAGTCAGCGCTACGTTCGAATGCGAAGACGGGAGACCGATGAGGTCTCCCGTTTTGCGTTTACGGCGTCATCATTGGCGGTGGCTTCGGTGGCTTCGGTGGCTTCGGTGGCTTCGGTGGCTTCGGTGGCTTCGGCGGCCTCGTTGGTCCCCCGATCGCCCCAACGACGTCGACCACCGTCGTGCCAAGGCGCGTTTCCGCCTAAGCCCGCTGGCGCCCCAAAAACTTTATGCGCATCAATTTCCGTCAGAGAAATCGCGTTCCCACCTCTCGCCGACTCCAAACCGGCAATCTTTCACACCACATCTGGCATATCAGCGGGTCAAAGCGCTCGGTGTTTTCCCTCGTGTGCGTCGCGTCAAAACATTCCAGTGCGCCGCAAACCTATACGCAATAAGCCGCGCCCCCGATTTTTACGCCGCAATCGATGGGCAAATCCCCTCTTGCCTCGTTGTGATATATCACATACCGTATTGCTCAAGGACGCAGATCCCGCGCTATCGCGCGACAGCCGCTGCCCACGCAACCCCACCGATTTTCGAAAACTCGCCCGGCCACGATTTAGATAAGGAGACATGACATGGGCAAGGCATTGAATGGCGTGCGCATCCTCGACTTCACGCATGTGCAGTCGGGACCCACCTGCACGCAGTTGCTCGCCTGGTTCGGCGCGGATGTGATCAAGGTCGAACGTGTAGGCGGTGGCGACATCACGCGCGAGCAACTGCGCGATCTGCCCGACGCGGACAGCCTGTACTTCACGATGCTCAACGGCAACAAGCGCTCGCTGACGCTCGACACGAAGAACGCCGAAGGCAAGCGCGTGCTCGAGCGCATGATTCGCGATTGCGACGTGCTCGTGGAGAACTTCGCGCCCGGCGCGCTCGAACGCATGGGTTTCAGCTGGGAGCATATCCAGTCGCTCAATCCGCGCATGATCGTCGCTTCGGTGAAGGGCTTCGGCCCCGGCCCGTACGAGGACTGCAAGGTCTACGAGAACGTTGCGCAATGCGTGGGCGGCGCGGCTTCGACCACGGGTTTCGACGACGGCCCGCCCGTCGTTTCCGGCGCGCAGATCGGCGACAGCGGCACGGGTCTGCATCTCGCGCTCGGCATTGTCACGGCGCTGTATCAGCGCACGCACACGGGGCGCGGCCAGAAGGTGCTCGCGGCCATGCAGGACGGCGTGCTCAATCTTTGTCGCGTGAAGCTGCGCGATCAGCAACGTCTCGATCGCACCGGCGTCATGAAGGAGTATCCGCAATTCCCGAACGATGGCTTCGGCGAGGCCGTGCCGCGCGCGGGCAACGCCTCGGGCGGCGGTCAGCCCGGCTGGATCCTCAAGTGCAAGGGCTGGGAGACGGACCCGAACGCGTACATCTATTTCATCGCGCAGGCGCCGGTGTGGGACCGCATCTGCAAGCTGATCGGCCGCGAGGAGTGGATCGAACACGCCGATTACGCCACGCCGAACGCACGTCTGCCGCGGCTCAAGGAGATCTTTGCCGAGATCGAGCACTGGACCATGCATCGCACGAAATTCGAGGCGATGGCCGTGCTCAATCGCTACGACATTCCGTGCGGCCCGATTCTCTCGATGAAGGAAATCGCCGGCGACGAGTCGCTGCGCGCGAGCGGCACGATTGTCGAAGTCGAGCATCCGGTGCGCGGCTCGTATCTCACCGTCGGTAATCCGATCAAGCTTTCGGACAGCCCGACCGATGTCACGCGCTCGCCGCTGCTCGGCGAGCACACCGACGAAGTGCTCGCCGAATTCGGCTACACGCACGACGAAATCGTCGCGTTGCATTCGGCAGGCGCGGTGTGAGCGGCGCGTATTCGTTTCGCCGGGGCATTGGCAACGAAGCGACAACACGGCAACGAAGCGCGCGATACGCGACGGAAAACTAACGAATCACGAGGCCGCGAGAGCGCGAACCTACGCGCCGCGCGGCAACGAAGGAGCGAAACATGGAGACGTGGATGCGTTTGATGGCGAGCGACGGCAGCATCGTGTTCGGTCGCGTCGAGAGTGGCTATCTGCACGAGTACGAAGGACTCGATCAACCAATACCGACCGGCGCGGTGCTCTCGCTGCGTGCGCTCACGCCGCTCGCGCCGTGCGCGCCCGGCAAGGTCGTTGCGCTCTGGAACAACTTTCACGCGCTGGCCGCGAAGCTCGAAAAGCCCGTGCCCGAGCATCCGCTCTTTCTCATCAAGCCGGCGGCTTCGGTGATCGGTTCGTCGGAGCCGATCCGGCGTCCTGCTCACTATGCGGGAAAGATCGTGTTCGAAGGCGAGCTGGGCATCGTGATCGGCAAGCGTTGCCGCGACGCGAGTCTCGAAGAAGCCGAGGCCGCGATCTTCGGCTACACCATCGTCAACGACGTCACGGCGGCCGGTCTCATCACCGAGAATCCGCACTTCCCGCAATGGTGCCGCGCCAAAGGGTTCGATACGTTCTGTTGTCTCGGCCCGGCGATCGTGTCGGGTTTCGAGTGGGAGCATGCGCGCGTCGTGACGCGGCTCGACGGCGTGGAGCGGCAGAATTATCCGCTCGACGACATGGTCTTCACGCCCGCGCAGCAGGTGAGCCTGATTTCGCAGGATCTCACGCTCGAACCCGGCGACGTGATCGCGTGCGGTACATCGCTGGGCGTGGGCTCGATCGGCAATGGCGCGACCGTCGACGTAACGATCCAGGGCATCGGCACGCTCATCAACACGTTGGCCGCCGCGCGCGAAGAACGTGCGTCGATGGCGGCGGAAGAAAGCGCCAACGGCTAGCGGCGCGAGTGCGTCGTCACGCAGTCAGAAGGTGGTGAGCCTGAAGTCGAGCGGATAAAAACGCAAACCGCGCGCGAAGGCCGTCGGCAACGACGCGTCGCGCACGAGGAGGAGAGATGCCGGAGCAACTGGCTGTCGACCTGGCGTGGCTGGGCGGCGGCGCGACCTTCGCATGGCTGATCTGTGCATTTGCACAATTAGCGGCGTGCGCGCCGTTGCCCTGGGCCCGTGCGCGGATCGCGCCACGCTGCGCGAGTGCCGCCGACGAGCGTGACGCATCGCGCAGGCGGCGCCTCGTTCTCGCCCTGTTCTTCGCGTTGCTGTTGACGGCGCCCCCCGGCGTGATCGCGGGGTGCAGCGCGCATGCGATCCAGGCGTCGATTGCGGTGGAAGCGGGCGCGATGGCGGGGTTGATCTACGCGAGCCGATTCGATTTCACCCGGCGCGTGCGCGCCGTCGCGCGCTGCGCCGGTGCGTTGAGTAGCAGCGTGATCGCGGGCGCGTTCGTGCTGTTCTTTCTACGCCCGGAGCTCGCCGCGGGCGCGCGCGTCGCGCTCTTCGCCGCCGTGGCCTCGAGCGCGGTGCTCGCTGGCGGCGCATTCGGCGTGTTCGCCGGGTCAAGGCGAATACCGCATCGGGGCGCGCGCATCGCTTTCCATCGCGGCGACGCGGCGATGTATGGCATTGCACTCTCGCTCGGCATTGCGCTTGGATGCGCGTTCGTGAGCGCGCAGGCGCGGCCGGAATTCGGTGTGTCGGTGTTGATTGGCGCAAGCGTATTGGGCGCGGCACTCGGCGCGCGATTGATGAGCGGCACGCACCATTCGCGCCGCTTGCGATTGCGGATGAAAGCGAAGCCGCTGCAGGAACGTTGGCGCACCGCCTTTCAGGCGAGTTTTGCCGATGTGTCCGACGAATGGCTCGTCGCGGCGTGCGGCGGCGGGACGTTCGCGCCCGCATGGCTCCCCGATATCGACGATTCGAATGGCGGCGCGCGGCGCGCGCATCTCCATACGGCTCAGGAAACGCCCCGCCGGCGACGCCGTAGCAGCAGCCGTCGCGGCGCACCGCGTCAGCGCCAGGCGCCGGATTGAGCGGCTTTCGCGGCCGCTCGCCGCCAATGATCAGGCATCCTGAATTGATACGCTACCTTACATAACGATCTATTTATGCAAGCTCGCTTGAGACACGCGCGTGATGTGTTCGATGAGCGGCGCGCCTTCTTCCATGAGAAAGCGCTTGAACGCCAGCGCGACCGGCGGCAGCCGCTTGTTCTTGCGGTGCACCACGTACCAGTTGAGCATGACGGGAAAGCCTTCCACGTCAAGCACCGCAAGGTGCCCGACCTGCAACTCGAGGCTGATCGTATGCGCTGAGAGAAAGGCGATACCCATGCCCGCGATCACGGCTTGCTTGATCGTTTCCGTGCTCTGGATCTCCATTGCGATCTTGAGGTTCGTGATCTTGCCCGCGAAGCCTTCCTCCATCGAATTCCACGTGTCGGAGCCCCGTTCGCGCACGATGAACGCTTCGTTGGCGAGCGTGCTGAGCTTGATGCCGCGCTTGTGCGCAAGCGGATGCGAGGGCGCCGCGACGATCACGTAAGGGTGCGGCGCGAACGGTTCGTTGATGGCGTCCGTGGCGTGCGGCGGGCGCACCATCACCGCGAGATCGGTCTGATTGGTCGCGAGCTGGTGCAGCAATTGTTCGCGGTTATGAACGGAAAGATTGAGTTCGACGCCCTTGTAGCGGCGCGTGAATTCGGCGAGCAGACGCGGGAAAAAGTAGTCGCCCGCGCTAATGACGGCCACGTTGAGCTTGCCGCCCGAGACGCCTTTGAGCTGGCTCATCGCCTCGTCGACTTCATGGAACTGCTGAATGATGGCCCGGCTGTAGTGCAGCATTTCCGTGCCGGCGGGCGTGAGATAGATCTTCTTGCCGAGTTGCTCGAAGAGCGGCAGGCCCGCGTGCTCTTCGAGCTGGCGCACCTGCGTGGAAACGGCCGGCTGCGTGAGATGAAGCTCCTCCGCCGCGCGCGAAAAGCTGAGATGGCGCGCTACGGTTTCGAAGACTTTCAGCTGTCGTAGCGTGGCGTTTCGCATTGTCATGAGCGATCCATAAAGGAACGTGAATCCTCATAATAACAAACTTTAATTGTGAGTAATTCAGCAATCACCCTAGCATGAGTTGAAAGGCGGAAGCATGCCCTGCCACGTTTTACGGCAACTTCGGGTTAACGCTTTGGAAGTGCGATTTCATAAGGGCAAACACGCATGACAGCCCTTGTTTCAAGCAGTTTTCAGGGATCTTCCGTTTCAGCCGGGCGAGTACGGATCGACGAATTTCAATTCGAATTTCCAGAAAGTTTTGAATCATCGGGCGATTAAAAAACGGATTGCAGCGATCGGACGATTAAAACCATAAGCCGAAATTTATGCAGACGGGCAATAACGCCAGTCGCAATGAATGGATAGCGGAGACAAGCGAGATGAATGCAATCAGTCAGAGGAGCGAAGGCGGTCCGTTCTGGACGAACCGCTGGTTTCAACTGGTGGTGGGCATGCTATGCATGGCGCTCGTTGCCAATTTGCAGTACGCGTGGACGTTGTTCGTCGCGCCCATGAATGCACGGCATCACTGGGGCGAAGCATCGATTCAACTGGCGTTCTCGATTTTCATTCTGACCGAAACCTGGCTCGTACCGATCGAAGGCTGGCTCGTCGACAAATTCGGCCCGCGCCCGGTCGTGGCGGGCGGCGCCGTGTGCGCGGGTCTCGCCTGGGTGCTCAACTCGTATGCGACTACGCTGCCGATGCTGTACGCGGCCTCGGTGATCGCGGGCATTGGCGCGGGCGGCGTGTACGGCACCTGCGTCGGTAATGCGCTCAAGTGGTTCCCGGACCGTCGCGGTCTCGCCGCCGGTCTCACGGCCGCGGGCTTCGGCGCGGGCGCGGCCGTGACCGTGATTCCCATCGCGAACATGATCACGCGTTCGGGTTACGAGCACACGTTCTTCTTCTTCGGCATCTTGCAGGGCGCGGCCATTCTGGTGCTCGCGTTCCTGCTCGTGAAGCCGGTGGCGCGTCCTGTCGCGGGCCGCCGCATGGTCACGCGGGTCGACTACACGCCGGGCCAAATGGTCAAGCAACCCGTGTTCTGGGTGATCTATGCGGCGTTCGTGGCGGTGGCGGCGGGCGGCTTGATGGCCACGGCGCAGATCGGGCCGATCGCGAAGGACTGGGGCCTCGCCCGTCTGCCGATGACGGTGTTCGGCGCCACGCTGCCGCTGCTCACGCTGACGCTCTCCATCGACAACATCTGCAACGGCTTCACGCGTCCGCTGTGCGGCTTTATCTCCGACAAGATCGGCCGTGAAAACACCATGTTCATCATCTTCGTGGGCGAAGGGCTCGCGCTGCTCGGCATGATGCAGTTCGGCACGAATCCCTATGCGTTCATGACGTTCGCCGCGCTGATCTTCCTGTTCTGGGGCGAAATCTTCTCGATCTTCCCGGCGATTTGCGCGGACACGTTCGGCAGCAAGTATGCGGCGTCGAATGCGGGCACGCTCTATACGGCGAAGGGCACGGCCGCACTGCTCGTACCGGTGGCATCCGTGCTTTCGGCCACGGGCGGCTGGAGCGCCGTGTTCATCGCGGCGGCAGTCATCACGATCGCGGCGGGCATCAGCGCCAAGTTCATTATTGCGCCCATGCGGCAGCGTCTCATGGAGCAAAACAGCGCGCAGCAGAACAGCGAACCGTCGGTCACGCTGGCGGCGAATACGGGCGCGGGCCTGCATCACTGGACCAATCAAAGCGGCGAGTGAGGCGCGCGAGTTTGCCATGTCGATGAACGTATCGCTTCAGCAGCTCAAGGTGTTCGTCGCGGTGGCGCGCGCACGCAGCTTCACGCGCGCCGCCCGCGAATTCGGGCTCACGCAGTCGGCCGTCAGCCGCTGCGTGCGCGAACTCGAAGAAGCGGTCGAACTGAAACTGTTCGATCGCACCACGCGCCAGGTGGAACTCACGCTCGCGGGCAGCGGTTTCGAGCGGCGCATCGGGCGCCTGCTCGACGAGATCGACATGGCGCTCAGCGAAGGCCGCGACGCGCATCAGGCGCATAGCGGCGTCGTGCTGGTGGCGAGCAATCCCGTGCTGTCCTCCACGTGGGTGCCCGCCGCGCTCGCGCGCTGCGCCGCCGCGTTTCCTTCGCTCACGCTGCAGTTGCAGGATTTGCCGCAAGCCGCGGTATTGCAGGCCGTCGAGCAGGGCGAAGCCGACTTCGGCGTGATTGCCGAAAGCGTGCCGTTCGCGAGCGGCAATCTGGACGTGCAGCCGCTCTCGGCCACGCCCTTGTGCGCGCTGCTGCCCACGCAACATCCGCTCGCGTTGCAAGGCGCGTTGCGCTGGGACGATCTCGCGCGCGAGCCGCTCGTCACGCTCAATCGCGACGCGGGCTGCCGTCAGGCCGTGCAGCGCGCGCTCGAGGGCCTGCGGCCCGAAGGGCGTCCGTTGCAGGAGTTCGCGCACGTGGAAGGCGTGACGCGCATGGCGCAGCTGGGCATGGGTATCGGCGTGTTGCCGGTGTGCAGCGAAGGCTCGCGCGCGGCGTGTCACTGGCCGGCGCCCGGCGGCGCGCTTGTCACGCGCGTGCTGCATCCGGTTGTCAGCGTGACGACGATGCTGGTGCGCCGCCGCCACCGCTCGTTGCGGCCTTCGGCGCAAGCGGCATGGTCGCAGTTCGTCAACGACGGCGCGCAGGCCAATCATTCGGATGCCGAAGCATCGTGCGAAGGGTTGAGCGGGTCGCGCCGCTCGCGTATCGTCGATACGAGTTCGCACGCGCGCGTGGAATAGCGTTGAGTCGTCGCCCAATGAAAAACGGATCGCTCATTCTCGCGATCCGTTTTTCATTTGAGGGGAGCAAAAAGAAGAGCGGCCCCACGGCCGCCCGACTGCAACCTCGCCACGCTCAGGCGGCTTGCAATGCCATGCGTTCGCGCTGCTTCACGAGCGCGAGCACCGTGTCGATGGTGGGTGTGGGTTCGCCGATCAGCAAGCCCATTTCCTGCACGACGGTGAGCAGCGGATCG is a window encoding:
- a CDS encoding GntR family transcriptional regulator, which produces MSSEHTEAVATREAAPLKLALQPINATLSLRDQAYAMLRQAIADADIYQSREEIRLDERVLSESLGVSRTPVREAMTLLEQEGFLRMVPRRGIYIVRKNKREIVEMIQMWAALESMAARLATIHATDDEIARLRHMFDDFRDSTPAEHIAEYSDANIAFHQAIVELSKSQIILDTIKNIFVHVRAIRRMTISQSDRASRSIVDHLRIIEALEQRDTELAERLVRQHSLDLAVFVEKNCDFLD
- the frc gene encoding formyl-CoA transferase, with the translated sequence MGKALNGVRILDFTHVQSGPTCTQLLAWFGADVIKVERVGGGDITREQLRDLPDADSLYFTMLNGNKRSLTLDTKNAEGKRVLERMIRDCDVLVENFAPGALERMGFSWEHIQSLNPRMIVASVKGFGPGPYEDCKVYENVAQCVGGAASTTGFDDGPPVVSGAQIGDSGTGLHLALGIVTALYQRTHTGRGQKVLAAMQDGVLNLCRVKLRDQQRLDRTGVMKEYPQFPNDGFGEAVPRAGNASGGGQPGWILKCKGWETDPNAYIYFIAQAPVWDRICKLIGREEWIEHADYATPNARLPRLKEIFAEIEHWTMHRTKFEAMAVLNRYDIPCGPILSMKEIAGDESLRASGTIVEVEHPVRGSYLTVGNPIKLSDSPTDVTRSPLLGEHTDEVLAEFGYTHDEIVALHSAGAV
- a CDS encoding fumarylacetoacetate hydrolase family protein; translated protein: METWMRLMASDGSIVFGRVESGYLHEYEGLDQPIPTGAVLSLRALTPLAPCAPGKVVALWNNFHALAAKLEKPVPEHPLFLIKPAASVIGSSEPIRRPAHYAGKIVFEGELGIVIGKRCRDASLEEAEAAIFGYTIVNDVTAAGLITENPHFPQWCRAKGFDTFCCLGPAIVSGFEWEHARVVTRLDGVERQNYPLDDMVFTPAQQVSLISQDLTLEPGDVIACGTSLGVGSIGNGATVDVTIQGIGTLINTLAAAREERASMAAEESANG
- a CDS encoding LysR family transcriptional regulator, giving the protein MTMRNATLRQLKVFETVARHLSFSRAAEELHLTQPAVSTQVRQLEEHAGLPLFEQLGKKIYLTPAGTEMLHYSRAIIQQFHEVDEAMSQLKGVSGGKLNVAVISAGDYFFPRLLAEFTRRYKGVELNLSVHNREQLLHQLATNQTDLAVMVRPPHATDAINEPFAPHPYVIVAAPSHPLAHKRGIKLSTLANEAFIVRERGSDTWNSMEEGFAGKITNLKIAMEIQSTETIKQAVIAGMGIAFLSAHTISLELQVGHLAVLDVEGFPVMLNWYVVHRKNKRLPPVALAFKRFLMEEGAPLIEHITRVSQASLHK
- the oxlT gene encoding oxalate/formate MFS antiporter, whose amino-acid sequence is MNAISQRSEGGPFWTNRWFQLVVGMLCMALVANLQYAWTLFVAPMNARHHWGEASIQLAFSIFILTETWLVPIEGWLVDKFGPRPVVAGGAVCAGLAWVLNSYATTLPMLYAASVIAGIGAGGVYGTCVGNALKWFPDRRGLAAGLTAAGFGAGAAVTVIPIANMITRSGYEHTFFFFGILQGAAILVLAFLLVKPVARPVAGRRMVTRVDYTPGQMVKQPVFWVIYAAFVAVAAGGLMATAQIGPIAKDWGLARLPMTVFGATLPLLTLTLSIDNICNGFTRPLCGFISDKIGRENTMFIIFVGEGLALLGMMQFGTNPYAFMTFAALIFLFWGEIFSIFPAICADTFGSKYAASNAGTLYTAKGTAALLVPVASVLSATGGWSAVFIAAAVITIAAGISAKFIIAPMRQRLMEQNSAQQNSEPSVTLAANTGAGLHHWTNQSGE
- a CDS encoding LysR family transcriptional regulator encodes the protein MSMNVSLQQLKVFVAVARARSFTRAAREFGLTQSAVSRCVRELEEAVELKLFDRTTRQVELTLAGSGFERRIGRLLDEIDMALSEGRDAHQAHSGVVLVASNPVLSSTWVPAALARCAAAFPSLTLQLQDLPQAAVLQAVEQGEADFGVIAESVPFASGNLDVQPLSATPLCALLPTQHPLALQGALRWDDLAREPLVTLNRDAGCRQAVQRALEGLRPEGRPLQEFAHVEGVTRMAQLGMGIGVLPVCSEGSRAACHWPAPGGALVTRVLHPVVSVTTMLVRRRHRSLRPSAQAAWSQFVNDGAQANHSDAEASCEGLSGSRRSRIVDTSSHARVE